The following proteins come from a genomic window of Proteiniphilum propionicum:
- a CDS encoding sugar phosphate isomerase/epimerase family protein, translated as MIRKIIFIVVCLLSCSLLACSSKSKQDQNSQQEDQIQAKGIAKAEQNGWYLAVQSYSFHRFTLAEALDKTKELGVKYIEVYPGHKLGADFGDKVFGFELDNDTRKKVKELAASKDVKIISTGVFVTDEPSDWEKMFAFAKDMEMEYITCEPALKDWDLVENLSSKYAIKVAVHNHPKPSDYWNPDLLLAAIGNRSKNIGSCSDVGHWEREGLDPIECLKKVDKRIMALHFKDIAEKKEGEAEQHDVIWGTGILDVKQMIFTLKELNYKGLFSVEYEYNWDNNVPDIKQCIEYFDRTVDELF; from the coding sequence ATGATAAGAAAAATAATATTCATAGTAGTTTGCCTACTGTCTTGCTCCCTATTGGCATGTTCGTCAAAATCAAAACAAGATCAAAACAGCCAGCAAGAAGATCAAATACAGGCTAAAGGTATAGCAAAGGCTGAGCAAAATGGTTGGTATCTGGCAGTGCAGTCATATAGCTTCCATCGTTTTACTTTAGCTGAGGCTTTGGATAAAACAAAAGAACTGGGAGTGAAATATATTGAGGTGTATCCGGGACATAAGCTCGGAGCCGATTTCGGCGACAAAGTATTCGGATTCGAACTGGATAATGATACCCGTAAGAAAGTAAAGGAACTGGCTGCATCGAAAGATGTAAAAATCATTTCAACGGGAGTATTTGTCACCGATGAACCTTCCGACTGGGAAAAAATGTTCGCCTTTGCCAAAGATATGGAAATGGAGTATATCACATGCGAACCTGCCCTGAAAGATTGGGATCTGGTCGAAAACCTCTCATCAAAGTACGCGATCAAAGTTGCGGTGCACAATCATCCCAAACCCTCTGATTATTGGAATCCCGACTTACTGCTTGCCGCAATAGGCAATCGTAGCAAGAATATAGGTTCGTGTTCTGATGTAGGGCATTGGGAAAGAGAAGGTTTGGATCCCATCGAATGTTTGAAAAAAGTGGACAAACGTATTATGGCTCTTCACTTCAAAGATATTGCAGAAAAGAAGGAGGGTGAAGCTGAACAACATGATGTAATTTGGGGTACAGGAATATTAGATGTTAAGCAAATGATTTTTACTCTAAAAGAATTGAATTACAAAGGGTTATTCTCCGTCGAATATGAATATAACTGGGATAATAATGTGCCGGATATAAAACAGTGTATTGAATACTTTGATAGAACAGTAGATGAATTGTTTTAA
- a CDS encoding DUF4091 domain-containing protein encodes MKNIFTGIISFSLFIFIFQSIACSQVKNIDEYSSITERADPTADTLSDWSKVPSGLNISFADIDTRYPRSVAPDIPSSKILQLSGWKGERISGQLLLWSVEKFEEVNIEFESFQSSSSSLPTNIAQARFVRYVITDYFERGCEEANPDDFRSSLSPDILDNIKYFDIEPKNVRPVWITIDIPREAEAGLYKGKINIESKNKNLQKLDIAIEVKKKTLPLPADWKFHLDMWQHPTSVARVNGLEVWSDEHFEKMKPIMKLLVDAGQKVITATLNKEPWNNQCYDAYADMITWIKTTDGSWKYDYTAFDKWVHFMQDLGIKGTIDCYSMLPWGNELHYHDASTGKMVNVNAKPGSTEFYEMWTPFLQDFVIHLKQKGWINITNIAMDERTPEDLKAVVDLMQKAAPELGISLADNHQSYKKYPFVRSLTLGFNSPFTKEDLDVRRDNGLVSAYYVCCGDRFPNIFTFSNPADAVYISWYSLALGYDGFLHWTYNSWNEKPLEDSRFIRYPAGDTYIVYPDRSSVRFERLREGIQDAEKIRIYRDEWKEKNDLESKEKLEKMNKIILQFGSKKESPELYQELEQAKKLLNDWAE; translated from the coding sequence ATGAAAAATATTTTTACAGGAATCATATCTTTTAGTCTTTTTATCTTTATATTCCAGTCTATAGCCTGCTCTCAGGTAAAGAACATAGATGAATATAGTAGTATTACAGAGAGAGCCGATCCAACGGCAGATACTCTTTCCGATTGGAGTAAAGTCCCATCCGGATTAAATATTTCTTTTGCGGACATAGACACACGTTATCCAAGATCCGTAGCTCCGGATATTCCATCCAGCAAAATTCTGCAACTAAGTGGGTGGAAAGGAGAAAGAATTTCTGGCCAACTATTACTTTGGTCAGTAGAAAAATTTGAAGAGGTAAATATTGAGTTTGAAAGCTTTCAATCAAGCTCATCTTCTTTACCAACGAATATAGCTCAGGCTCGTTTTGTTCGTTACGTGATTACGGACTATTTTGAAAGAGGATGCGAAGAAGCGAATCCGGACGATTTCCGTTCCTCTTTATCTCCAGATATACTTGATAATATTAAGTATTTTGACATTGAGCCAAAAAACGTGCGTCCTGTTTGGATTACCATAGATATTCCCCGGGAAGCAGAGGCAGGCCTATACAAAGGAAAGATCAATATCGAATCTAAAAATAAAAACCTTCAAAAATTAGATATTGCCATAGAAGTAAAGAAAAAGACTTTGCCATTACCAGCCGATTGGAAATTTCATCTGGATATGTGGCAACATCCTACATCTGTGGCTCGTGTGAATGGATTGGAAGTCTGGAGTGACGAACATTTCGAAAAAATGAAACCGATTATGAAGCTCCTGGTCGATGCCGGTCAGAAAGTAATAACAGCTACATTAAATAAAGAACCTTGGAATAATCAATGTTATGATGCATATGCCGACATGATAACATGGATCAAGACCACTGATGGAAGTTGGAAATATGATTATACCGCTTTTGATAAATGGGTTCATTTTATGCAAGATTTGGGTATAAAAGGTACGATAGATTGTTATTCGATGCTTCCATGGGGCAATGAATTACATTATCATGATGCATCCACAGGAAAAATGGTAAATGTAAATGCTAAACCCGGTAGCACTGAATTCTATGAGATGTGGACTCCCTTTTTACAAGATTTTGTCATTCATTTAAAACAGAAAGGTTGGATTAATATAACAAATATTGCAATGGACGAGCGTACTCCGGAAGACCTGAAAGCCGTTGTTGATCTCATGCAAAAGGCTGCTCCGGAATTAGGAATATCTTTGGCAGATAATCACCAGAGCTATAAAAAATATCCTTTTGTCAGATCTTTAACTCTCGGATTTAACTCTCCTTTCACGAAAGAAGATCTGGATGTCCGGCGCGATAATGGCCTCGTGTCTGCTTATTATGTTTGCTGTGGAGATAGATTTCCCAATATATTTACTTTTTCAAATCCGGCAGATGCAGTGTATATTTCGTGGTATTCTTTGGCTTTAGGCTATGATGGATTTCTACATTGGACATACAACTCATGGAATGAAAAGCCGCTCGAAGACTCTCGTTTTATTCGCTATCCCGCGGGAGATACCTACATCGTATATCCTGATCGTAGTTCTGTCCGATTCGAACGTCTGAGAGAAGGGATTCAGGATGCAGAAAAGATTCGTATTTATCGGGATGAATGGAAAGAGAAGAACGATCTGGAATCGAAAGAAAAATTAGAGAAAATGAACAAGATCATTCTTCAATTCGGATCAAAAAAAGAAAGTCCTGAGCTTTATCAGGAATTAGAACAAGCGAAAAAATTATTGAATGACTGGGCTGAATAA
- a CDS encoding glycoside hydrolase domain-containing protein: MHKNKKNRLLFLFVAMITVILNFSCKSDTDDPITEEAVKISFSQYGVTDVFVDIPQEEVIFHLGLAKDGNSSKEIEVNLSVLSEKELKDYNTLHSTNFDLLPGSCYNMNQLMVKFKPSDKAQQLQTTLYRDQIKKLNLSQKQYALPIKINETAERVEVDKSKSIILIAPSLEQLLHIYQIDALEKVIPDQSLEVDVDNILHVAQGEYATLQLVISPFDKIDNRNIDVQINHTENSTSLNAKIERVGYVGASNRFILESNVIIKSSTNQYPDPIFPIDEVGYQSYSVQPLWITTHIPLETPSGLYKGVVKVAGFIDGKSVSTEKLFYIKVYPVAVREISLLTTNWYYLDSPTLAYMNNKTKVDMHSDLYWQLVRKFAEVSAEYKNNVHFINLFNNIQFTLSNGKYGFNFDNFDKELLIFERAGALKRIEGGQLGYRFGAPTNSLGVYVPILDGSEISIRLLSLSDQRSQDFYNQFLPALKQHLKDRGWHDIYMQHIVDEPGNSDIQSYLEISDFVKKHMKEVPILEAILTTNGIQNGIDIMTPQVNTLGSDYESVFKPLIDQGKEVWFYTCTGPQGNYVNRFIQLPLIQMRIMHWINFKYKASGYLHWGGNSWTAFDDPYKETTNLSNDWPGGDSYIVYPGYGKLYPSIRMSAMRDGIYDYELLKMLDQKNPAAAQNIVNKVVFSNAEYDNTIPNFRNMRKQILESLSE, encoded by the coding sequence ATGCACAAGAATAAGAAAAACAGATTATTGTTTTTGTTTGTAGCGATGATTACAGTCATCCTGAACTTTTCTTGTAAAAGCGATACAGATGACCCCATTACAGAGGAAGCGGTAAAAATCTCGTTCTCACAATATGGAGTAACTGATGTCTTTGTCGACATTCCGCAGGAAGAGGTTATTTTCCATTTAGGATTGGCGAAAGATGGCAATTCAAGTAAAGAAATCGAAGTAAATCTGTCTGTTTTATCCGAAAAAGAACTGAAAGATTACAATACGCTTCATAGTACCAATTTTGATCTCTTACCGGGTTCATGTTATAATATGAATCAATTAATGGTAAAATTTAAGCCCAGTGACAAGGCTCAACAGTTACAAACAACATTGTATCGGGATCAAATAAAGAAGTTGAATCTTAGCCAGAAACAATATGCGCTTCCGATTAAAATAAATGAAACAGCAGAAAGGGTTGAGGTTGACAAAAGCAAATCAATAATATTGATTGCTCCGAGTCTGGAACAATTACTTCATATTTATCAAATAGACGCATTAGAGAAAGTTATCCCTGACCAGTCTTTGGAAGTCGATGTCGATAATATCCTACATGTAGCACAAGGAGAGTATGCAACGTTACAATTAGTTATTAGTCCCTTCGATAAAATAGATAATCGTAACATCGATGTTCAGATCAATCACACAGAAAATTCCACAAGCCTGAATGCTAAAATCGAAAGAGTAGGCTATGTAGGAGCGTCTAATCGCTTCATTTTAGAATCTAACGTAATTATAAAGTCATCGACCAATCAATACCCGGATCCCATATTTCCGATAGATGAGGTTGGTTACCAATCTTATAGCGTTCAACCTTTATGGATAACAACACATATTCCTTTGGAAACACCTAGTGGCCTTTATAAAGGAGTAGTGAAGGTTGCGGGGTTTATTGACGGGAAGTCAGTCTCTACCGAAAAGTTGTTTTATATTAAAGTATATCCGGTGGCAGTCCGAGAAATATCATTATTAACAACCAATTGGTATTACCTGGATAGTCCGACACTCGCCTATATGAATAATAAAACAAAAGTAGATATGCACTCTGATTTATATTGGCAATTAGTTCGCAAATTTGCTGAAGTATCTGCCGAATATAAAAATAATGTTCACTTCATAAACTTGTTTAACAATATTCAATTTACACTTTCCAATGGAAAATATGGTTTCAATTTTGATAATTTTGACAAAGAATTACTAATTTTCGAGCGAGCAGGGGCGTTAAAAAGAATAGAAGGTGGTCAATTAGGATATCGATTTGGTGCACCCACTAATTCTTTAGGGGTCTATGTGCCTATTCTTGATGGCAGTGAAATTTCAATCAGATTATTATCCCTTTCAGATCAACGAAGTCAGGATTTTTATAATCAATTTCTTCCGGCACTTAAACAACACTTAAAAGATAGAGGTTGGCATGATATATATATGCAACATATTGTAGATGAGCCCGGTAATTCGGATATTCAATCTTACTTGGAAATAAGTGACTTTGTAAAAAAACACATGAAAGAAGTGCCGATATTAGAGGCTATCCTGACCACAAATGGCATTCAGAATGGTATTGATATTATGACTCCTCAGGTAAATACCCTTGGGTCAGATTATGAGTCTGTCTTTAAGCCATTGATTGATCAGGGAAAAGAAGTTTGGTTTTATACCTGTACCGGGCCACAGGGTAATTATGTAAATAGATTTATTCAATTACCTCTGATTCAGATGAGAATCATGCACTGGATCAATTTTAAATATAAGGCTTCCGGGTATTTACACTGGGGAGGTAATTCCTGGACTGCTTTTGATGATCCTTATAAGGAAACGACTAACTTATCTAACGACTGGCCCGGAGGCGACTCTTACATCGTTTATCCGGGATATGGAAAATTGTATCCATCTATCAGAATGTCGGCAATGAGAGATGGGATTTATGATTATGAACTGTTAAAGATGCTAGATCAAAAAAATCCAGCAGCGGCTCAGAATATCGTAAATAAAGTTGTTTTCTCAAATGCAGAATACGACAATACGATTCCCAATTTCAGAAATATGAGAAAACAAATATTGGAATCTCTTAGTGAGTAA
- a CDS encoding Gfo/Idh/MocA family protein — protein MKNLSRRKFLKTGAMTAAGLTIVPSMVLGKSFGYTAPSDKLNIAGIGVGGIGRRNLANMKTENIVALCDVDWKYASKTFNDYPKAKQFKDWRIMFEEMGKSIDAIMVATPDHTHAGVTAHGITLGKHCFTQKPLTHSVYESRLLTKLAKKYKVATQMGNQGNSFDDCRKVAEWIQAGVIGEVTEVHCWTDRPIWPQGLQEPKGLVKVPKTLDWDLFLGPAKKRAYNPVYTPWNWRGWWDFGTGALGDMACHIMDPLYWALNLKYPTSVIGSSTLSNIYSPPHAEVVTYTFPARDNLPKVAMPEVKVHWYDGGLMPPRPEELKDGEMMGDENGGIIFIGSKGKIMTGCYGMNPTLLPLSAMEHFNQPKATIPRIKGGNGDIWNTNAHEQDWIRACKESPENRTEASSNFQFSGPFNEMVVMGVLAVRLAGIHGLNRELLWDGENMKFTNISPNDKIKIVTVDDFTVIDGDPRFDRRFAEFNALDMSNEWIKHTYENGFTLPEMPK, from the coding sequence ATGAAAAATTTATCGAGAAGGAAATTTTTAAAAACCGGAGCCATGACCGCTGCTGGTTTAACAATTGTACCGAGTATGGTGTTAGGTAAATCGTTTGGTTATACAGCGCCTAGCGATAAGTTGAATATAGCCGGGATCGGCGTAGGAGGAATTGGTCGTCGCAATCTCGCCAATATGAAAACCGAAAATATTGTGGCTCTTTGCGATGTGGACTGGAAATATGCTTCCAAAACATTCAACGATTATCCCAAAGCCAAGCAATTTAAAGACTGGAGGATAATGTTCGAAGAGATGGGCAAATCCATAGATGCCATTATGGTAGCAACGCCCGACCATACACATGCAGGAGTAACGGCTCATGGCATAACATTAGGCAAGCACTGCTTTACGCAAAAACCATTGACTCACTCTGTATACGAATCCCGGTTGCTAACTAAACTGGCTAAAAAATACAAAGTGGCTACCCAGATGGGTAACCAGGGAAATTCCTTTGACGATTGCAGAAAAGTCGCCGAATGGATACAGGCAGGAGTAATCGGTGAAGTAACCGAAGTACATTGCTGGACAGACCGCCCTATCTGGCCGCAGGGGCTACAGGAACCCAAAGGTTTGGTAAAAGTGCCTAAAACACTGGATTGGGATTTATTTCTCGGCCCTGCTAAAAAACGTGCCTATAATCCGGTATATACCCCATGGAACTGGCGCGGATGGTGGGATTTCGGTACAGGAGCTCTGGGTGACATGGCCTGCCATATAATGGATCCTCTTTACTGGGCACTGAACCTTAAATACCCGACAAGCGTAATAGGGAGTTCTACACTGAGTAATATTTATTCCCCTCCTCATGCCGAAGTGGTGACATATACTTTCCCTGCCCGCGACAATCTACCTAAGGTAGCAATGCCTGAAGTAAAAGTACATTGGTATGATGGCGGGTTAATGCCCCCTCGCCCGGAAGAACTGAAAGATGGGGAAATGATGGGAGATGAGAATGGTGGGATTATATTCATCGGGTCGAAAGGGAAAATAATGACAGGTTGCTATGGTATGAATCCTACATTATTGCCACTTTCTGCTATGGAGCATTTCAACCAGCCTAAAGCTACTATCCCCCGAATTAAAGGCGGCAATGGTGATATATGGAATACAAATGCCCATGAGCAGGACTGGATCAGGGCTTGTAAAGAGAGTCCGGAAAATCGGACTGAAGCATCCTCCAACTTCCAGTTCTCAGGACCATTCAACGAAATGGTAGTAATGGGAGTATTGGCGGTACGTCTGGCCGGAATACATGGATTAAACCGTGAATTATTGTGGGATGGTGAAAATATGAAGTTTACAAATATCTCGCCAAATGATAAGATCAAAATTGTAACTGTTGATGACTTTACCGTAATAGATGGTGATCCTCGTTTTGACAGACGTTTTGCTGAATTCAATGCATTAGATATGTCAAACGAATGGATTAAACATACTTATGAGAACGGGTTTACTCTTCCTGAAATGCCTAAATAA
- a CDS encoding DUF4091 domain-containing protein: MCNENKNIVYRLMYLFLAIITNSLFAYGHQCDNTLDSTPAKVLHIYQIDPLEKVLPKQSLENQADTLYVAQGEYATIQLVVKPFDQLKDPQINVKINHTEHSASLDATIKKIGYVGSTNRFILESNVIIKSPTDQYPDPMFPLDEPGFKSYEAQPFWITAEIPKSTPAGIYKGTMRVSGSIDGKQISEEKPFFIKVYPVVVDNISLSTTNWYFMDSQTLAYMNNGTPVTRYSDFYWQLVREFAKISAEYKNNTHYISLFDNIKFSLSADGVYSFDFDNFDKELRIFEELGALTRIEGAHLGYRFGESEAPFGVYVPILEGNEISIRLLPLSDQRSQIFYSQFLPVFRKYLEDNGWYDRYLQHIGDEPVIANAASYSEISTFVRKHMEGVKILEAVLTSEGIDDGIDIWIPQVNVFGSNYDTIFKPLIDKGDEVWIYTCTGPQGNYANRFIQLPLIQMRIMHWINFKYQASGYLHWGGNSWTTAADPYKETTNLTHDWPGGDSYIVYPGYGKLYPSIRLSAMRDGIYDYELLKMLREKNPLKAQDIVDKVVISYAEYNNTIPNFRKMRKEILESLSK, encoded by the coding sequence ATGTGTAACGAAAATAAGAACATAGTATATCGACTGATGTACCTATTTCTAGCTATAATAACGAATTCACTTTTTGCTTATGGACATCAATGTGACAATACTCTAGACTCAACTCCTGCCAAGGTTCTTCATATTTATCAAATAGATCCCCTGGAAAAGGTACTTCCTAAACAGTCTTTAGAAAATCAAGCCGATACTTTGTATGTGGCGCAGGGAGAATACGCAACAATTCAATTGGTAGTGAAGCCCTTTGATCAATTAAAAGATCCTCAGATAAATGTAAAGATAAATCATACAGAGCATTCTGCAAGTCTAGATGCTACGATTAAAAAAATTGGGTATGTAGGATCTACTAATCGCTTTATCTTAGAATCTAATGTAATCATAAAGTCACCCACCGATCAATATCCTGATCCTATGTTCCCGTTAGATGAACCAGGATTTAAGTCTTATGAGGCTCAGCCTTTTTGGATAACCGCCGAAATTCCAAAGAGTACGCCTGCAGGAATCTATAAAGGAACAATGAGGGTTTCCGGATCTATCGATGGGAAACAAATATCAGAGGAGAAGCCATTTTTTATTAAAGTATACCCGGTGGTAGTAGATAACATTTCACTATCAACAACAAACTGGTACTTTATGGACAGCCAAACATTGGCGTATATGAACAATGGAACTCCGGTAACCAGATATTCTGATTTTTATTGGCAGTTAGTTCGGGAATTTGCTAAGATATCGGCAGAGTACAAGAATAATACCCACTATATAAGTCTATTTGATAATATTAAATTCAGTCTGTCTGCTGATGGGGTGTATAGTTTCGATTTCGATAATTTCGATAAAGAGTTGCGTATTTTTGAAGAATTAGGGGCGTTGACAAGAATCGAAGGTGCACATCTTGGTTATCGGTTCGGTGAATCAGAAGCTCCTTTCGGAGTATATGTTCCTATTCTTGAAGGCAACGAAATTTCAATTCGACTTTTGCCTCTTTCCGATCAGCGAAGCCAGATATTCTATTCTCAGTTTCTGCCTGTATTCAGAAAATATTTAGAAGACAACGGTTGGTATGATAGATATCTACAACACATCGGAGACGAGCCTGTTATCGCCAACGCAGCATCTTATTCGGAAATAAGCACTTTTGTAAGGAAGCATATGGAAGGAGTAAAAATCTTAGAGGCTGTATTAACTTCTGAAGGTATTGATGATGGTATTGACATTTGGATTCCTCAGGTAAATGTATTTGGATCTAATTATGACACCATATTTAAACCATTGATAGACAAAGGAGATGAAGTCTGGATCTACACTTGTACTGGACCGCAGGGTAATTATGCTAACCGTTTTATCCAGTTACCTCTGATCCAGATGAGAATCATGCACTGGATTAATTTCAAATACCAAGCTTCCGGCTATTTGCATTGGGGAGGTAATTCATGGACCACTGCGGCTGATCCTTATAAGGAAACGACCAACCTTACTCACGACTGGCCTGGAGGCGATTCTTACATCGTTTATCCCGGATATGGAAAATTGTATCCATCCATCAGGTTGTCGGCAATGAGAGATGGCATCTATGACTATGAATTATTAAAGATGTTGAGGGAGAAGAATCCGTTAAAAGCTCAGGACATTGTAGATAAGGTTGTTATATCTTATGCCGAATACAATAATACAATCCCCAATTTCAGAAAAATGAGAAAGGAAATCTTAGAGTCTCTTAGCAAATAA
- a CDS encoding SusE domain-containing protein yields the protein MKNIFKLLSLLLFMCCIASCDSDSNNDNLNPGETTDNPLTISASGDNIVLNEDKSEEVALTFTWNTGNNRGEGTSLSYLFKVDIAENQFQTAIETEEMPEGVFSRSFTHRELNELLLDYWEVQPAKSARIEARVIATVTGPHFIKPEISDVVVTVTPFAPRVIETNKMYAVGTAVPGGQIEMSRAIEDPYVFAYKGLLQEGKIKFPLSLDASADIVSSRTPNLTIDDGTMMPVLLATSGTPDNSWLIPNAGTYVVVINTKEKTVVFYSEATAIKPKYDNVYMIAEAVPGGGKDWDVDNPLSMTQSIANPNIFVFNETLDAGEAGKPSGRIRFPIEKGVGWGYKGLTTPDGLIVPVTKGKTYTVYQFVAGSPEYPDNYWQILDGDINLIILDTEKMTIRFMSR from the coding sequence ATGAAAAATATATTTAAACTGCTAAGCCTTCTCCTATTCATGTGTTGTATTGCATCGTGTGATAGTGATAGTAACAATGATAATTTAAACCCTGGAGAGACAACAGATAACCCATTAACGATAAGTGCTTCGGGCGATAACATTGTTCTCAATGAAGATAAATCGGAAGAAGTTGCTCTTACCTTTACATGGAATACAGGAAATAATAGAGGAGAAGGAACCTCATTGTCTTATCTCTTTAAAGTAGATATTGCAGAGAATCAATTTCAAACAGCCATAGAAACAGAAGAGATGCCTGAAGGTGTATTCTCAAGAAGTTTTACTCATAGAGAACTAAATGAGCTTCTTCTCGATTATTGGGAGGTACAACCGGCAAAATCTGCCCGAATTGAGGCGAGGGTAATTGCAACTGTTACCGGTCCTCATTTTATTAAACCGGAAATATCAGATGTAGTGGTTACAGTCACTCCTTTTGCTCCTAGAGTGATAGAAACGAACAAAATGTATGCAGTTGGAACAGCAGTGCCCGGTGGACAAATAGAAATGAGCAGAGCTATAGAAGATCCTTATGTTTTTGCATATAAGGGGTTGCTGCAAGAAGGCAAGATTAAGTTTCCTCTTTCTTTAGATGCTTCCGCTGATATAGTTTCTTCTCGTACTCCAAACCTTACCATAGATGATGGAACTATGATGCCTGTACTGCTGGCTACTTCGGGTACTCCCGATAATTCATGGCTGATCCCCAATGCCGGAACTTATGTTGTGGTGATAAATACCAAAGAAAAAACAGTTGTTTTTTATTCCGAAGCAACAGCTATCAAACCTAAATATGACAATGTGTATATGATTGCGGAAGCGGTTCCTGGAGGCGGCAAAGATTGGGATGTGGATAATCCGCTATCAATGACACAAAGTATTGCTAATCCAAATATTTTTGTTTTCAACGAAACATTAGATGCTGGAGAAGCAGGAAAACCGAGTGGTAGAATAAGATTTCCTATAGAAAAGGGAGTAGGTTGGGGATATAAAGGTTTAACTACACCTGATGGGCTTATTGTGCCTGTTACGAAAGGAAAAACCTATACTGTTTATCAGTTTGTAGCCGGCTCACCAGAGTATCCAGATAACTATTGGCAAATATTAGATGGGGATATCAATTTGATTATTCTTGATACAGAAAAAATGACAATAAGGTTCATGTCTCGATAA